A region of Amblyraja radiata isolate CabotCenter1 chromosome 22, sAmbRad1.1.pri, whole genome shotgun sequence DNA encodes the following proteins:
- the LOC116985774 gene encoding glycerol-3-phosphate phosphatase translates to MAAACAPLAGDLRSQLLASVDALLFDCDGVLWRGESAIPGAAQLVNRLQECGKLVFFLTNNSTKSRELYVEKLQRLGFRAHCQQIYATAPCAALYLRREIQLCGSVYVIGGAALRGELQAQGIVCSGPGPEVTPGTLQVWATEPLDLTVAAVLVGFDEQFTYLKLCRASRYLRDPACFFLATNTDTLLPLEGGGIPGTGCLVKSVEAASKRTAYVIGKPNDFMFKCIVNEHGIDPSRTVMIGDRLDTDILMGSNCGLRTILTLTGVSTLEEVKAHQESDSPERHKLVPTYYVNSVADLLPGLE, encoded by the exons ATGGCGGCCGCCTGCGCTCCCTTGGCCGGGGATCTGCGCTCACAACTCCTGGCTTCGGTGGACGCGCTACTGTTCGACTGCGACGGGGTGCTGTGGAGAGGGGAGAGCGCGATCCCCGGCGCGGCACAGCTGGTGAACCGGCTACAGGAGTGTGGCAAGCTGGTCTTCTTCCTCACCAACAACAGCACCAAGAGCCGAGAGCTGTACGTGGAGAAGCTGCAGCGCCTGGGCTTCCGTGCGCACTGTCAGCAAATCTACGCCACCGCGCCCTGCGCCGCCCTCTACCTGCGGCGGGAGATCCAGCTCTGCGGCTCCGTCTACGTGATCGGTGGCGCCGCCCTCCGCGGCGAGCTGCAGGCCCAGGGTATCGTCTGCTCTGGTCCCGGCCCTGAGGTCACACCCGGGACCTTGCAGGTGTGGGCCACCGAACCCCTCGACCTCACCGTGGCCGCCGTGTTAGTCGGCTTCGACGAGCAATTCACTTATCTGAAACTATGCCGGGCCTCTCGCTACCTGCGGGACCCCGCATGCTTCTTTCTGGCCACCAACACCGACACCCTGCTCCCTCTGGAGGGCGGCGGCATCCCGG GCACAGGCTGCTTGGTGAAGTCTGTCGAAGCAGCATCAAAACGCACTGCTTATGTCATCGGCAAACCCAATGATTTTATGTTCAAGTGCATTGTAAATGAGCATGGCATTGACCCAAGCAGGACGGTCATGATCGGAGACCGGCTGGATACCGACATTCTCATGGGGTCAAATTGTGGCCTCCGCACCATTCTTACCCTGACAGGGGTTTCCACCCTAGAAGAGGTGAAGGCTCATCAGGAAAGTGATTCCCCAGAACGCCACAAGTTGGTCCCAACCTACTATGTGAATAGTGTGGCTGATTTACTCCCAGGACTTGAATGA